The region GACGATCAGCCGCGGCTACGCCAGCCTGGACTACGACGTGCTGGACTACCGCGCGAGCGATCTGGTGAAGCTCGACATGCTCATCAACGGCGACCCGGTGGACGCGTTCTCGGTGATCATCCACCGCGACAAGGCGTACGAGTGGGGGAAGAAGATCGCGGACAAGCTGAAGGAGCTGATCCCGCAGCAGCTGTTCTTGGTGGTGATCCAGGCGGCGATCGGCACCAAGGTGATCGCCCGCACGCAGGTGAAGGCGCTGCGGAAGAACGTGCTCGCCAAATGCTACGGCGGGGACATCACCCGCAAGCGCAAGCTCCTCGAGAAGCAGAAGGAAGGAAAGAAGCGGATGAAGCAGGTGGGCTCGGTCGAGATCCCGCAGGAAGCCTTTTTGGCGGTGCTCCAAGTCGATTAGATGACGTCACTGGTCGTGCAGACGAGCTTCATTGGCGACATGGTGCTGACCACGCCATTGATCGCGGAGCTGGCTCGCCGGGGACCGGTGGACGTACTCACCACGCCGATCACGGGAACGTTGCTCGCGAACAATCCCGCCGTCCGCCGCGTGATCCTGTACGACAAGCGCGGCGCGGACCGCGGGCCCGTCGGCCTCTGGCGCGCGGCGCGCTCGACGCGCGAGCTGTTCGACGAGGGCAGAATGCACCCCGTGAGCTACGACGCGGCGTATCTCGCCCAGGGATCGATCCGGAGCGCGATGGCCGCGCGCCTCGTGGGAGCCGGGGAGTACGTCGGCTTCAGTACCTCGGCCGGTCGCGCGCTGTACACCAGGGTCATCCCCTACCGCGAGGACCAGCATCACGCCGAGCGGCTCTGGTCGCTCGCCGCCTGGAACGAACCGGGCGCAGCCCCGGCGCCGAATATCCGCCCCGCGCTCTACCCCGGAGAAAAGGAACGCGAGGCCGTCGACGTTCTGCTGGGTCGAGCGCCGTCCAAGCCGGCGCCTCGGGGCAGTCACCAGTCACTAGTCACTAGTCACCAGTCACTCGTAGTCCTGGCTCCCGGCAGCACCTGGGCCACCAAGCGCTGGCCGTACTTCGCCGAGCTCGCGCGCATTCTCGCGGCGCGCTTCCGTGTAGCCATTGTCGGGAGCGACGCGGAGCAGGACGCCGCGCGCACGATCCGCAACGAAGCGGCAGTCGAGATCTGCGACGCGACCGGCCGGCTGTCGCTGCTCGGCTCGGCCGAGCTGATCGGACGCGCCGCGGCGCTCGTCACCAACGATTCCGCGCCGCTCCATCTGGCCTCGGCCATGAACACGCCCACGGTGGCCGTGTTCGGCCCCACGGTCCCCGCCTTCGGCTTCGGTCCGCTCGCCTCGCGCAATGCGGTCGCCGGCCTCGATTCCCTGGCGTGCCGCCCCTGCCACCGCCACGGCCCCCGCCGCTGTCCGCTTGGCCATTGGCGGTGCATGCGCGACCTTTCCCCGGAGCACGTCGCGCAGCTCGTCGAGACCGTAGCCGACGAGCGGTTAGCCAACAGCCAACAGCCAACAGCCAACAGCTAGCATGTCCGTCCGCGAGCGCTACATCGTCGGCGTCGACCTCGGCGGCACCAACATCGTCGTCGGCGCCATGCCGGAAGACGGGAGCTCGGAGCTGGCCATGCGGTCGCTCCCCACGCGCGGCGAAGAGGGACCGGCCGCGGTGGTGGACAGAATCGTCGGCATGGTCGAGGACGTCATCGCCGAGGTCATGGCGGATACGGGCGCGACGCGGGAAGACTTTCTCGGAGTGGGCATCGGCTCGCCCGGACCGCTCGACCGCGAGCGCGGCCTGGTGATAGTCTCGCCCAACCTCGGCTGGAAGGATTTCCCGCTGCGCGACGAGATCGGCTCCCGCGTGAAAATGCTCGCCACGCTCGACAACGACGCCAACTGCGCCACGCTCGGCGAGTGGTGGTGCGGCGCGGCTAAAGGTCACCGCAACGTCGTCGGAATGACGATCGGCACGGGCATCGGCGGCGGCCTCATCATCGAGGGCCAGCTGTACCATGGATCGTCGGACGCGGCTGGGGAGATCGGCCACACCACCATCGACTCCAACGGCCGCCTGTGCAAGTGCGGCAACTACGGCTGCGTCGAGGCGTACGCGAGCGGCACCGCGATCGCCATCCGCGCGCGCGAAGCGCTGGCGAACGGAGAGGGCTCGACCCTGCTCGCGCTCGCCGGCGGCGACCCCGCCAACATCACCGCCCAGACCGTGTACGAGGCGGCCAAGCAGAACGACCCGATCGCGCTCGAGGTCGTGCGCGAGACCGCTCGCATCCTCGGTACGGCCATATCCACGCTGATCAACATCCTCAATCCGGACATCGTGGTCATCGCCGGCGGCGTCACGCAGGCGGGCGACGCGCTGTTCGAGCCGCTGCGGAGCGAAGTCCGCCGCCGCGCCTTCAAGACGGCGGTGGACGCGTGCGAGATCGTGCCGGGAATGCTCCCCCTTTCCGCGGGCGTCGTCGGCGCGGTCGCGACCTTCAAAGCGCAGACGTTCGGGAAGGTGTAATGGCCCCGCGGCGGGTCGGGGTCATCGGCAGCTTCGTGTGGGACGAGATTCACGGCCGCGACCCGCGCGACACTCCCGTGCAGGAGTGGGGCGGGATCACCTACGCGCTGAGCGCGCTCGACGCCGCGCTGCCGCCCGACTGGGAAGTGGTTCCGCTGGTGAAGGTCGGCTACGACATGGCCGCGCACGCCCGCGAGTTCCTCTCGCGCCTCCGGCGAATCGCGCCGGACGCGGCGCCGATCGAGGTGCCGCACCCGAACAACCGCGTCGTACTCCGCTACACGAGCGCTGAGCAGAGATGCGAGCAGCTCATGGGCGGAGTCCCGACGTGGCACTGGCTCGGGCTCAAGCCGCTGCTCAAGGACCTGGACGCGCTGTACGTCAATCTCATCAGCGGCTTCGAGCTGGACCTGGAGACGGCGCAGCTCATCCGGCAGAACTTTTCCGGCCCGATCTACTGCGATCTGCACTCGCTGCTGCTGGCGACGAGCCCGGACGGAATGCGCATTCCCCAGCCGCTGCCGAATGCCACGGCGTGGTACGGCTGCTTCGACATCCTGCAAGTGAACGAGCAGGAGGCCGCGCTGCTCGCGCCGGATCCGATGACGCTGGCCGCGTCGGCGTTTGCAGCCGGCGTGCAGTTCCTGGCGCTCACCGCGGGGAGCCGCGGCGTCATTTACTTCGCCGCGCCAGGCTTCGAGCGCATCTCCGATCTCACAAAGCTTCGCGCCAATATGGTTCCCCACACCGGCGCGATTCGCACCGCGAAAATTTCCGCAACGGCGAGCAGAGAAAAAAATGGCGATCCTACGGGGTGCGGCGATGTGTGGGGAGCGACATATTTCTCCCGTCTTCTTGCCGGCGACACATTCATCGAAGCAATCGGGAGAGCGATGGTGGCGGCGGCGAGAAATGTCGATCACAAGGGCGCGACCGGCCTTGCGAATCACTTGAGGGGGGAACTCAGCGTCCGGTGACAACTCTGATCAATGTCCCACCTACACTGGATGACAAGACTTTTGAGCAGGTTCTCGATCAACTGGCCCCTCTCCCCGCCGACGACAAGATCATCGTCGACGCC is a window of Gemmatimonadaceae bacterium DNA encoding:
- a CDS encoding glycosyltransferase family 9 protein produces the protein MTSLVVQTSFIGDMVLTTPLIAELARRGPVDVLTTPITGTLLANNPAVRRVILYDKRGADRGPVGLWRAARSTRELFDEGRMHPVSYDAAYLAQGSIRSAMAARLVGAGEYVGFSTSAGRALYTRVIPYREDQHHAERLWSLAAWNEPGAAPAPNIRPALYPGEKEREAVDVLLGRAPSKPAPRGSHQSLVTSHQSLVVLAPGSTWATKRWPYFAELARILAARFRVAIVGSDAEQDAARTIRNEAAVEICDATGRLSLLGSAELIGRAAALVTNDSAPLHLASAMNTPTVAVFGPTVPAFGFGPLASRNAVAGLDSLACRPCHRHGPRRCPLGHWRCMRDLSPEHVAQLVETVADERLANSQQPTANS
- a CDS encoding ROK family protein, with amino-acid sequence MSVRERYIVGVDLGGTNIVVGAMPEDGSSELAMRSLPTRGEEGPAAVVDRIVGMVEDVIAEVMADTGATREDFLGVGIGSPGPLDRERGLVIVSPNLGWKDFPLRDEIGSRVKMLATLDNDANCATLGEWWCGAAKGHRNVVGMTIGTGIGGGLIIEGQLYHGSSDAAGEIGHTTIDSNGRLCKCGNYGCVEAYASGTAIAIRAREALANGEGSTLLALAGGDPANITAQTVYEAAKQNDPIALEVVRETARILGTAISTLINILNPDIVVIAGGVTQAGDALFEPLRSEVRRRAFKTAVDACEIVPGMLPLSAGVVGAVATFKAQTFGKV
- a CDS encoding carbohydrate kinase family protein, with amino-acid sequence MAPRRVGVIGSFVWDEIHGRDPRDTPVQEWGGITYALSALDAALPPDWEVVPLVKVGYDMAAHAREFLSRLRRIAPDAAPIEVPHPNNRVVLRYTSAEQRCEQLMGGVPTWHWLGLKPLLKDLDALYVNLISGFELDLETAQLIRQNFSGPIYCDLHSLLLATSPDGMRIPQPLPNATAWYGCFDILQVNEQEAALLAPDPMTLAASAFAAGVQFLALTAGSRGVIYFAAPGFERISDLTKLRANMVPHTGAIRTAKISATASREKNGDPTGCGDVWGATYFSRLLAGDTFIEAIGRAMVAAARNVDHKGATGLANHLRGELSVR